Genomic window (Lynx canadensis isolate LIC74 chromosome D3, mLynCan4.pri.v2, whole genome shotgun sequence):
GCAGCACCAGGGTGACTGTGGCTGTGGTGGACACTTTCGTGTGGCAGGCTCTGGCTTCTGTGGCCATCCCAGGCTTCACTATCAACCGTGTGTGTGCTGCCTCTCTCTACATCCTGGGCACTGCCACCCGCTGGCCTCTGTCCATCCGCAAGTGGACTACCACTGCACTGGGGCTTTTGGTCATCCCTGTCATCATCCACCCCATTGACAGGTGAGTGCCCCTTCCAGCCTCAGGGATCATCCACTCTACAGGTGGAGATAAGCTCTGAGAGACATGGTGTCCCCACTTTGCACACAACAGTAGCAGCAGAGGCAGGGCTGGCACTCAGGACTCCTCACGTAGAAAGGACAGTCTGTGTCCTCGTCATATGATCCTGGCAGGTACTTTGGCAGTAAACATAAGGAGGATGCCTTGAGGGTATGGGACACAGGACCAGTAAGTTCTAGAAAGAAAACCCAGTGTTACAAAACAACCGGAGGCAGGCAGGAACAGGTGCGCATTGGAGGGGATGGGTTTGGGGAGATTTTGGTGACAGGAGCCCACCTGAAACTGggctaagtaaaataagaattaattgCTTCATGAAACTGAAAAGTCCAGAGTTATGCTGctttcaggcatggctggatctaGGCACCCAAATGATGTCATTAGGGGTCTTGGTCTCCCCATCCTTCCGTCCGTCTTCTGACACCACCCCCTATTGGCTTCACTCATATTCTCCACAGGGGAGCAGAGATGGCTTCCAGCAGTTCCCAGCTTCCATCCTACCAGCTTAGCAAGACCCATAGGAAGCTTCTTATagttgacaataaataaataaataaataaataaataaataaataaataaataaaatcccaagGAAGGCTGTCATTGGTCTATTCTGGACTGAGTGCCTAGTCCTGAGCCAGTTTCCCTTTTCTGATTGGCCAGGCGTGGGTCATGTGCCTGCTCACAGACCCAAAGATGGGCCAACCTAGATCAACATAGAGTGGGAGGAGCAGTCTTTTTCTGAGGGAACATAGCTGACCCAAAGGCCCAAGGGTGAGccttttaacctctctgtgcctcagtttccccaactgaaTAGAGAAATGGCACTGTGTCCTGCATCTAGGAATCCCTTCGCTGGCCCTGACCTCCtgcctcccattcccccactagCACCCATTGGTCACCTGCTCATCACTGTCCACTGTCCCACAGATCAGTGGACTTCCTCCTGGACTCCAGCCTGCGCAAGCTCTACCCTTCAGTGGAGAAGCCCAGCTCCTCCTGATCCTGCCCTGGTACCTGGTCTGTGAGTTGGCCTACTCCCTGCTCTGGTCCAACTTCCTCCTCTTGCCAGGGGATGTGGATGCCTGGCTTTCTGGGGTCTGAAGCCCTGGCGTCTGAGTGTATTTGAGCCCAATGGAAAGTGAGAGACAAAGGCCTCAAGGAGCAGCAGCTGCAGTAACTCACAGAAAGGGGGCACCTGAACCCTATTTGCTTCCATGGAATCCGTGATACTGAGTGGGAGTGGACCTGTCTTTTGACAAGGAAGTAACATCCTCCCATGGAGGATAAGCAGACTGAGGCCCAGATAGGGCCAGGAATACAGCCAAGATCACTTGGCAAGCTGGGGACCCAGGAGTCCCAGTGGCTTGGCCCCATGGCAGTATGGCTGGACGGAGGAGCAGCAGACACATGGAGAAATGTAGCAGTGCAGTGGCGGGCACCCTCAGGACTGATTCTCCGGCCAGCCCATCCCTGGTGCAGGAGCTGCTCGGACCTGCCTGGAAGACAGGACAGCCCCCGGCCCAATAAATCCTCAAAAAGTTGagttctcttctcctttcctcttgggGATGAGCAGGGATGTGGTGGTGGGGAGCAAGCCTGGGGGCCCTCAGAGGTGGAGGCCAACTTTGGCTATGCATTGCTTGCAATAGCCAGCACTGGGCCTGTCTGTACCTCCTCACCCACCAGTGCTCCCCTGCAGATGCCTGGGATCCCACCCTTGGTGCTGTCAGCCTCCTTTGGGCATTGACCTCTTTGCAAACCTAAAGCACCAATACTTCTGGAAGGGGAGCCTGTTGGGCAGGAACCACCTGCACCTGAAGGTGCCTGAGGTGAAGACAGCCCCCATATGAGTATCACAGAAGACTCAGGAGTCTTGGAGAAAAAAGAGTGACCCGGTAGTAGGGCGCAGGGGCTGTCCCTGGGAGCACTGTAGGAAGGGAGACATTCCTCCTTGATTCTGGGCCAGCCCCTTTTTTGGCTGTTAACAACTCGGAGGGGTAGAGAGGTGGGGAATGGGGTTTTGGATGTGGAGCAGAAACAGGCCTAGGTCTCTGTCACTCAGCACTGCTCCAAGCCACAAATCGGTTCCAGCTGAGACCCTGGCCATGCCCCTTGCAGCCCAGGTACAGACTGGGGGGGCTAACCCTACCCCAGAGAGACCCCCTGCACCTGGATGGGGACTTATAGGAGCCAAGGGACTGGGCAGGACGGCTAGTGAGACAAGATGGGGGCTCCAGTTGTGGCTCATGCTCTGGGGGTGTCTGCAGCTGCAGGGTGAGTCTGATGTCTGGGGGTCTCTGACGGTGAGCCTTTCTCTGCTGCCCTTCTCATCCCACAGCAGCTGGGTTCCTTTCTCAGGCCCTCCCTGACCTCTGCTCAGTCTCCTGCTGCTCCCTCCGGCTCCCTTAAATGCTCTG
Coding sequences:
- the MTFP1 gene encoding mitochondrial fission process protein 1, translating into MSEPPPRGAERDIFRDTWVRYLGYANEVGEAFRSLVPAAVVWLSYGVSSSYVLADAIDKGKKAGDVRSPEAGRSTRVTVAVVDTFVWQALASVAIPGFTINRVCAASLYILGTATRWPLSIRKWTTTALGLLVIPVIIHPIDRSVDFLLDSSLRKLYPSVEKPSSS